The following proteins are co-located in the Haloplanus sp. HW8-1 genome:
- a CDS encoding TrkH family potassium uptake protein, with the protein MAVRVNWRQSVAFTGTVIKYLAVTMLVPLAIGLLYREDIVVFLLSIGIAVVMGLALERLDDDPQLGAREALLFVALAWGAVALVGAVPYVIAGYGTESTLRYPVNALFESMSGFTTTGATVLGAISLERHSHALLMWRQLTQWLGGMGIIVLMVAILPEAAVNGAQLIESEAPGPELQKLTPKIAETARLLWLFYMGFTVLYVAILIGLHYAGMAPNMDVYNAVAHGFTTLPTGGFSPQADSIAAFSPAVQWVVVPFMLIAGMNFALFYLLVQDEYAEFLRDRELQAYLGANAGMIVILWGFLFTGSAPPLELGGVTEGALENSLRQATFQVASLLNSTGYATSDFAEWGTTAQGLLLFAMFIGGSAGSTGGGVKVVRWLVVIKAIRRQLFTTAHPSAIKPVRLGGHVIDEEVIRAIYGFTLLYLLTFGVATVLILLDAGRVGLDMTTLEAASASLATLGNIGPGFGFLGPFGSYLDFPASSKLLMIFLMWIGRLEIIPVFVMFTGAFWNE; encoded by the coding sequence ATGGCGGTTCGAGTCAATTGGCGACAGAGCGTCGCGTTCACGGGCACGGTCATCAAATATCTCGCCGTCACCATGCTCGTCCCGTTGGCGATCGGTCTCCTCTACCGAGAGGATATCGTCGTCTTTCTCCTCTCGATCGGCATCGCGGTCGTCATGGGCCTCGCGCTGGAACGCCTCGACGACGACCCGCAACTCGGCGCTCGCGAAGCACTGCTCTTCGTGGCGCTAGCGTGGGGAGCCGTCGCCCTCGTCGGGGCAGTGCCGTACGTCATCGCCGGGTACGGCACCGAATCGACGCTCCGCTATCCCGTCAACGCGCTGTTCGAGTCGATGTCCGGGTTCACCACCACCGGTGCGACGGTTCTCGGCGCAATCTCGCTCGAACGTCACTCCCACGCACTGTTGATGTGGCGACAGCTCACCCAGTGGCTCGGTGGCATGGGGATCATCGTGCTGATGGTGGCCATCCTCCCCGAGGCCGCAGTCAACGGCGCGCAACTGATCGAGTCGGAAGCGCCCGGCCCGGAACTCCAGAAACTGACGCCGAAAATCGCCGAGACTGCCCGGCTGCTCTGGCTGTTCTACATGGGTTTCACCGTCCTCTATGTCGCCATACTGATCGGCCTCCACTACGCGGGGATGGCCCCGAACATGGACGTCTATAACGCCGTCGCGCACGGATTCACGACGCTGCCGACGGGCGGATTCTCCCCGCAGGCCGACAGCATCGCGGCGTTCTCGCCAGCCGTCCAGTGGGTCGTCGTTCCCTTCATGCTCATCGCGGGAATGAACTTCGCGCTGTTTTACCTGCTGGTGCAGGACGAATACGCCGAGTTCCTCCGTGATCGCGAACTCCAGGCCTATCTCGGTGCGAACGCCGGGATGATCGTCATTCTGTGGGGCTTTCTCTTCACTGGCTCGGCCCCACCCCTGGAACTCGGCGGCGTCACCGAGGGCGCCCTCGAAAACTCGCTTCGGCAAGCCACGTTCCAAGTCGCTTCGCTCCTGAACTCCACGGGATACGCGACCAGTGACTTCGCAGAGTGGGGAACGACCGCACAGGGTCTCCTGCTCTTTGCGATGTTCATCGGCGGTTCGGCCGGATCGACCGGCGGTGGCGTCAAAGTCGTCCGATGGCTGGTCGTCATCAAGGCCATTCGCCGGCAGTTGTTCACCACGGCCCATCCGAGCGCGATCAAGCCGGTTCGTCTCGGCGGCCACGTCATCGACGAGGAGGTCATCAGGGCGATCTACGGGTTCACGCTGCTGTACCTGCTCACCTTCGGCGTGGCGACGGTGCTCATCCTGCTCGACGCGGGCCGTGTCGGCCTCGATATGACGACGCTGGAAGCGGCCAGTGCGAGTCTGGCGACGCTCGGGAACATCGGTCCAGGGTTCGGGTTTCTGGGCCCATTCGGGAGCTACCTCGACTTTCCGGCCTCCAGCAAACTGCTGATGATCTTCCTGATGTGGATCGGTCGGCTGGAGATCATCCCCGTGTTCGTGATGTTCACGGGCGCGTTCTGGAACGAGTAA
- a CDS encoding universal stress protein — MTDRPSILVPLRVLEGESVPEGVPELLANAHVVLLGYHVVPEQTAPGQAQMQFEDRATERLDEYQAMFEEAGATVERRLVFTHDGQKTIDRTTTEHDCLAALVPNATGPVEDVLVAVRGTVGVDRLARVVAGLFGATDASVTLYHVSEEAETDEDVATLLDGLADRLEDQGMDASRIETRVGRGQAALDAIVDAADAFDVVVMGESDPSLATFVFGMPADQVADRFLGPVLVVQREPSEETE; from the coding sequence ATGACTGACCGTCCATCCATACTCGTCCCGCTTCGCGTCCTCGAAGGAGAGTCGGTTCCGGAGGGCGTGCCCGAACTCCTCGCGAACGCCCACGTCGTCCTGCTTGGCTACCACGTCGTTCCGGAGCAGACGGCGCCGGGACAGGCGCAGATGCAGTTCGAGGATCGGGCCACGGAACGGCTCGACGAGTACCAGGCGATGTTCGAGGAGGCGGGGGCGACCGTCGAGCGGCGACTCGTGTTCACCCACGACGGCCAGAAGACGATCGACCGGACGACGACCGAGCACGACTGTCTGGCCGCACTCGTCCCGAACGCGACGGGGCCGGTCGAAGACGTCCTCGTCGCCGTCCGTGGGACCGTGGGAGTCGACCGCCTCGCCCGCGTCGTCGCGGGGCTGTTCGGAGCGACCGACGCGTCGGTGACGCTGTACCACGTCTCGGAGGAAGCGGAAACGGACGAGGACGTGGCGACACTTCTCGATGGACTGGCAGACCGACTGGAGGACCAGGGCATGGACGCCTCGCGGATCGAGACGCGCGTCGGGCGCGGGCAGGCGGCCCTCGACGCGATCGTCGATGCAGCCGACGCGTTCGACGTCGTCGTCATGGGCGAATCCGATCCTTCGTTGGCGACGTTCGTGTTCGGGATGCCGGCCGATCAGGTCGCCGACCGGTTTCTCGGCCCCGTCCTCGTGGTGCAGCGCGAACCCTCCGAAGAGACGGAGTGA
- a CDS encoding APC family permease — protein MTEQPPDVESAGENVAGETPVAEPEAVTDETTVHDDDVELERTIGLVGGLAIGIGTMIGAGIFVFPGLAANNAGLAATLSFAIGGLIALLVALPTSELATAMPRSGGGYYFISRGMGTAYGAIVGLGLWLGLMFASAFYLVGLGHYASAVFAELGVSLPFSPVIGIGLLFGAALTALSIGGTENTAKIQNVVVGILLVVLTAFLSYGVLDAVGVFGGGTVPEQFFSRGYFPVLTTAALVFTSYLGFAQVATVAGEIKQPGRNLPLAMVGSVLVVTVFYVVTIFVATSAFGADRLGQFGETAMVEVAREFLGLPGAVAILGAGLLATFSSANASILSASRAVYALSRDALLPRKASEVNLRYGTPHVALLAAGGPILVLVATGQVELLAEVASFLHLIMYGLMCVALIVLRRRNPEWYSPSYRVPGYPVVPAVGTLASFGLIAFMQPASIGIGIVVMLVSYLWYRYYAGSVTLKGDI, from the coding sequence ATGACCGAACAGCCACCCGACGTCGAGTCAGCGGGCGAGAACGTCGCCGGTGAAACCCCCGTCGCGGAGCCCGAAGCCGTCACCGACGAGACGACCGTTCACGACGACGACGTCGAACTCGAACGGACGATCGGGCTTGTCGGCGGGTTGGCGATCGGGATCGGGACCATGATCGGTGCAGGTATCTTCGTCTTCCCGGGACTGGCGGCGAACAACGCCGGCCTCGCCGCCACCCTCTCCTTTGCGATCGGCGGACTGATCGCGTTGCTCGTGGCGCTGCCGACCTCGGAACTCGCCACGGCGATGCCCCGGAGCGGTGGCGGCTACTACTTCATCTCGCGGGGGATGGGAACGGCCTACGGGGCGATCGTCGGGCTGGGACTGTGGCTGGGCCTGATGTTCGCCTCCGCGTTCTATCTCGTCGGCCTCGGCCACTACGCGAGCGCCGTCTTCGCCGAACTCGGTGTCTCGCTCCCGTTCAGTCCCGTCATCGGGATCGGACTGCTGTTCGGTGCCGCACTGACGGCATTGAGTATCGGCGGCACGGAGAACACCGCGAAGATTCAGAACGTGGTGGTCGGAATCCTCCTCGTGGTCCTCACGGCCTTTCTCTCGTACGGTGTTCTCGACGCGGTGGGCGTGTTCGGTGGAGGCACCGTTCCGGAGCAGTTCTTCTCGAGAGGGTACTTTCCGGTGTTGACGACCGCGGCGCTCGTGTTCACGTCGTATCTGGGGTTCGCCCAGGTCGCGACCGTCGCGGGCGAGATCAAACAGCCGGGTCGGAATCTCCCGCTGGCGATGGTCGGATCGGTCCTGGTCGTCACCGTCTTTTACGTCGTGACAATCTTCGTCGCGACCAGCGCGTTCGGAGCCGATCGGCTCGGCCAGTTCGGGGAGACGGCGATGGTCGAGGTGGCCCGTGAGTTCCTCGGGCTTCCCGGTGCGGTCGCGATTCTGGGTGCCGGACTGCTAGCGACGTTCTCGAGTGCGAACGCGTCGATTCTCAGCGCTTCGCGAGCGGTGTACGCACTGAGCCGCGATGCACTGCTCCCGCGCAAAGCGAGCGAGGTCAACCTCCGGTACGGGACGCCACACGTCGCGCTACTCGCCGCCGGTGGCCCCATCCTCGTCCTCGTCGCGACCGGCCAAGTCGAACTGCTCGCGGAGGTTGCCTCGTTCCTCCACCTGATCATGTACGGGCTGATGTGTGTCGCCCTGATCGTGTTGCGACGACGGAATCCCGAGTGGTACTCCCCCAGCTACCGGGTGCCGGGCTACCCGGTGGTCCCGGCCGTGGGGACGCTCGCGAGTTTCGGACTGATCGCCTTCATGCAGCCCGCGTCGATCGGTATCGGCATCGTGGTGATGCTCGTCTCCTACCTCTGGTACCGTTATTACGCTGGGAGCGTGACACTCAAAGGGGACATCTGA
- a CDS encoding inorganic phosphate transporter produces the protein MVTLLVVAGLLVAAFVGFTIGGSSTGVAFGPAVGSKLVRKATAAGLFSVFVFLGAWTVGRNVIVTMSEGIVPAAQFTPVAGVGVLFFTGASLLVSNIYGVPASTSMTAVGAIVGLGLATGSLNEALMFTIVSAWIVAPLIGLAIGAVIGRYVYPQLEARLSFTRLERQLIQVDRSGRVPRVRFNRNAAPRDLIGSVLVLGIACYMGFSAGASNAANAVAPLVGNRAVTIDQGVLLAVAAISLGGFTIARRTLETVGDGITDLPILAALIVSTVGATIITILSYFGIPASLAVSTTCCIIGLGWGRASRVVTLAELATPPSKTEPGPKLTTDALAAPSTGDDRPAGPTVGDLASGAVPETADQHDDPPSVPPIGEEDIEELTAESLFDPAATSRIVVLWILTPSLSVVGSYLLFALVL, from the coding sequence ATGGTCACATTACTCGTCGTCGCCGGCCTACTCGTCGCCGCGTTCGTCGGGTTCACCATCGGCGGCTCCTCGACCGGCGTCGCGTTCGGGCCGGCCGTCGGGAGCAAACTCGTCAGGAAGGCAACCGCGGCAGGGCTCTTCAGCGTGTTCGTGTTCCTGGGCGCGTGGACGGTCGGTCGCAACGTCATCGTGACGATGAGCGAAGGGATCGTACCGGCCGCACAGTTCACTCCGGTGGCCGGTGTCGGCGTCCTGTTTTTCACCGGGGCGTCGCTGCTGGTCTCGAACATCTATGGCGTCCCCGCCTCGACCTCGATGACGGCCGTGGGGGCGATCGTGGGGTTGGGGCTCGCAACGGGATCGCTCAACGAGGCGCTGATGTTCACGATCGTCTCGGCGTGGATCGTCGCCCCACTCATCGGGCTCGCGATCGGTGCGGTCATCGGGCGGTACGTCTATCCCCAACTCGAAGCCCGGCTCTCGTTCACGCGCCTCGAACGACAGTTGATCCAGGTCGACCGCTCGGGCCGTGTTCCGCGCGTCCGGTTCAACAGGAACGCGGCGCCGCGCGATCTCATCGGGTCGGTGCTGGTGTTGGGGATCGCCTGTTACATGGGGTTCAGCGCCGGCGCCTCGAACGCTGCGAACGCAGTCGCCCCGCTCGTCGGCAACCGCGCAGTCACGATCGACCAGGGCGTACTCTTGGCCGTGGCGGCCATCAGCCTCGGCGGGTTCACGATCGCCAGACGCACCCTCGAGACGGTTGGTGACGGCATCACGGACCTCCCCATTCTGGCGGCGCTCATCGTCTCCACCGTGGGTGCGACGATCATCACCATCCTCTCGTATTTCGGCATTCCGGCGAGCCTCGCAGTGAGCACGACCTGTTGTATCATCGGCCTGGGCTGGGGGCGGGCGAGCCGCGTCGTCACGCTCGCGGAACTCGCCACACCGCCGTCCAAGACCGAGCCGGGGCCGAAACTCACCACTGATGCCCTCGCCGCCCCGTCGACCGGGGACGACAGACCAGCGGGGCCGACCGTGGGCGACCTCGCGTCCGGAGCGGTCCCGGAAACGGCCGATCAGCACGACGACCCTCCGTCCGTCCCTCCGATCGGCGAAGAGGACATCGAGGAACTGACCGCCGAGAGCTTGTTCGACCCGGCCGCGACGAGTCGAATCGTCGTCCTCTGGATCCTCACGCCGTCGCTCTCGGTCGTGGGATCGTACCTCCTCTTTGCCCTCGTCCTGTGA
- a CDS encoding inorganic phosphate transporter — protein sequence MAGVVFWALVVLATLTSLATAWALGANSNSPPFAPAIGANAISTMRAAFLIGILAALGALTQGGAISATIGAGLIDGVQITSLAATAGLLTATGFMVFGVYTGYPVPAAFATTGAMVGVGLSLGGDPAIDTYRRIALFWALVPPVSGGLAYLTATLLRRDDIPETVGVPLLAAVVGGIVANVQLGILPSPPDATQSSVAGFIARRIETPGIGGIDPLVILVTLFAAAAGFQFIRRRTQASAEVGIRTFLVILGSVVAFSSGGSQVGLATGPLENLYGTELGLPGIVLLALGATGILAGAWMGAPKLLQATSREYAQLGARRSIAALVPGFIIAQLAIALGIPISFNNIIISGVIGGGLAGGSAGVSRRKIGVTLAFWLITLVASIAIGFGLYRAFAAVLGG from the coding sequence GTGGCGGGAGTCGTCTTCTGGGCGCTCGTCGTGCTGGCGACACTCACCAGCCTCGCCACGGCGTGGGCGCTCGGTGCCAACAGTAACTCCCCGCCGTTCGCACCGGCGATCGGTGCCAACGCCATCTCGACGATGCGGGCGGCCTTCCTCATCGGCATCCTGGCTGCGCTCGGCGCACTCACCCAGGGCGGAGCGATCTCCGCGACCATCGGAGCGGGGCTCATCGACGGTGTCCAGATCACGTCGCTGGCGGCGACGGCGGGCCTGCTGACCGCGACCGGGTTCATGGTCTTCGGCGTCTACACCGGCTATCCGGTACCGGCGGCGTTCGCGACGACCGGGGCGATGGTCGGCGTCGGACTCTCGCTGGGCGGCGACCCCGCCATCGACACCTACCGCCGTATCGCGCTCTTCTGGGCGCTCGTCCCCCCGGTCTCGGGCGGGCTCGCCTATCTCACCGCCACCCTTCTCCGACGCGACGACATTCCGGAAACCGTCGGCGTCCCGTTGCTCGCGGCGGTCGTCGGGGGTATCGTCGCCAACGTCCAACTGGGGATCCTCCCCTCGCCGCCCGACGCAACCCAGAGTTCCGTCGCGGGGTTCATCGCCCGACGGATCGAGACGCCGGGGATCGGTGGGATCGACCCGCTAGTGATCCTCGTGACGCTTTTCGCCGCCGCGGCGGGGTTCCAGTTCATCCGCCGACGAACCCAGGCCTCGGCCGAGGTCGGGATCCGGACGTTCCTCGTGATCCTCGGGAGCGTCGTCGCGTTCTCCAGTGGCGGCAGTCAGGTCGGCCTGGCGACCGGACCGCTCGAAAACCTCTACGGGACCGAACTCGGCCTCCCAGGGATCGTCCTGCTGGCGCTCGGCGCGACCGGCATCCTCGCGGGCGCGTGGATGGGCGCGCCGAAACTGCTGCAGGCGACCTCCCGCGAGTACGCACAGTTGGGGGCCAGACGCTCGATCGCTGCACTGGTTCCCGGGTTCATCATCGCCCAACTGGCCATCGCACTGGGGATCCCGATTTCGTTCAACAACATCATCATCTCCGGCGTCATCGGCGGCGGACTCGCCGGCGGCTCGGCGGGCGTCTCACGCCGGAAGATCGGCGTGACCCTGGCGTTCTGGCTCATCACGCTCGTCGCCTCCATCGCGATCGGGTTCGGGCTCTACAGGGCCTTCGCCGCGGTGCTGGGC